From the Vanessa cardui chromosome 18, ilVanCard2.1, whole genome shotgun sequence genome, one window contains:
- the LOC124537647 gene encoding ribitol 5-phosphate transferase FKRP, with product MLHRLLRGRLTFKVYIILGIIAIIVCGYLIPQYKIYPIAPVTSPSLAHSHSTRHLSKLVTVIFRQFEDFENDIAESVQSFVSAYPNIPVLVLCERRQYPPFQFSATNITLRNVKIITLEFKLDTIPNDLDPLSYVSTDYVLFVPDASRVSRRVFQLMAVSATTYPTQAIAVGVGNSRLVCQQLKWAYMDWTLHYSKDSSKKLCDAIQGQHALMIKTSMLRSLPKPFALPFPESLYLQTAIRNIKVQILDSKFAIGRSVLKTTVSKQKASKRQRDYRLALYKELGVKAVMKEDGRVQWFGCKRESQRCFPPVQRTPSYVLAGRNTPPCCLRNIRRTVTHVLRALLQAGARCWLETTSLLGAVMRGDLLPWVEYAEIGIHAGDLTRVSWLQRGGADNDGFVWERATKGHYYRVAYSATNRVYVLILPFTSRNGTMWPADWVLAHQREFPERHLHPLAQIQFVGRHSPAPNDARAFLDLKLGPNAVEKCDRIGPKLLYP from the exons CTCCCGTAACATCGCCAAGCTTGGCCCATTCTCATTCAACACGGCATTTGTCTAAGCTCGTTACTGTCATATTCCGTCAATTCGAAGACTTTGAAAATGATATCGCGGAAAGTGTACAATCATTTGTCTCAGCTTATCCCAACATACCAGTATTGGTGTTGTGTGAAAGAAGACAGTATCCGCCTTTTCAGTTTTCTGCTACAAATATAACTCTGCGTAATGTAAAGATTATAACGCTAGAGTTTAAGTTGGACACAATACCGAATGATCTGGACCCATTGTCTTATGTTTCTACGGACTATGTGTTATTTGTCCCTGACGCCTCACGAGTATCCCGTCGTGTGTTTCAATTGATGGCTGTTAGCGCTACCACATATCCGACTCAAGCAATAGCCGTTGGTGTAGGGAACTCAAGATTAGTTTGTCAACAATTAAAATGGGCATATATGGATTGGACTCTACATTACAGTAAAGACTCTTCTAAAAAACTTTGTGATGCCATTCAAGGACAACATGCTTTGATGATCAAGACTTCAATGCTGAGAAGTCTACCGAAGCCATTCGCATTGCCATTTCCAGAATCCTTGTATTTACAAACTGCCATAAGGAATATAAAg GTACAAATATTGGATAGTAAGTTTGCTATAGGACGGAGTGTATTGAAAACAACAGTGTCTAAACAAAAGGCTTCCAAGAGACAAAGAGATTACCGATTAGCATTATACAAGGAACTCGGAGTGAAGGCTGTTATGAAGGAAGATGGAagagttcagtggtttggttgtAAGAGGGAAAGTCAG CGATGTTTCCCACCTGTACAAAGGACACCATCATATGTGCTAGCAGGGCGCAATACACCGCCGTGCTGTCTCCGAAATATAAGGCGAACTGTTACTCATGTACTTCGAGCCCTATTACAGGCTGGGGCCAGATGCTGGCTAGAAACAACATCTTTATTAGGGGCTGTTATGCG CGGTGACTTGCTTCCTTGGGTTGAATATGCCGAGATCGGTATTCACGCAGGAGACCTCACTCGAGTTTCCTGGTTACAACGAGGGGGTGCAGATAACGATGGCTTTGTATGGGAAAGAGCGACTAAAGGTCATTACTATAGGGTTGCTTATTCTGCGACGAATCGAGTTTACGTTCTTATTCTGCCTTTTACATCGAGAAATGGCACCATGTGGCCCGCTGACTGGGTGTTAGCACATCAACGTGAATTTCCGGAGAGACATTTGCATCCACTCGCTCag ATACAGTTTGTTGGTCGTCACTCGCCCGCGCCTAACGATGCCCGTGCTTTCTTGGACCTCAAACTTGGCCCAAATGCCGTCGAGAAGTGCGACAGGATCGGACCCAAACTCCTATATCCTTAG
- the LOC124537551 gene encoding dynein intermediate chain 2, ciliary, with the protein MLKAMIKRALKKDDETVLITKTLLRLEVGILIAFAYDQKETTSKSRGNLVEDEALDWLKPRALIKPDDQEDVPEADLEEEVGRVLTTINPQWVADEVAYHYGQGKFLRKARPTYGKAYPLYIYQGTAIRKDSEEAKAQIAAGYGMVGFDDAGPKRAKVKKSKAEEEEEEEPEPDTQPAEEAKGEEDAADEEKPKEQVDEQETVKPEVADEEIEAVADEGGEEAAPEEREEGEAQVEEKIEIKPRVKKLANQFNFCERAALTYTFPRRSVDTQTIPPPRANYGATGLQCIIFDYYQEDYAKKQREKEDEKPKRLRKKAAKHAKSAQQIHDEQLAQRIREAWTILERLVNQNIYDDIAQDYRYWDDPSDEFREGMGSLLPLWKFQYEPMRNHAVCDVQWNPHYQDLFAVAYGSLDFTQQQKEGCLCLYSIKNPAFPEYSVITDSPIICLDVYKETPYLVCVGRYDGNVCVYNAQLTLESSYQYKSDSVRDKHSNIVWEIRWGARLIDGEASFFSISGDGRVVQWAVMPGELQATTIITLHSSVAPIPGPDGTLLTVNSCGSCICFHPEKPDIFMVGTEDGMIHTCSLKYNRNYVRSVQGHHMPVYRIHYNYFNNSIYASCSGDWRVKIWEDGRDEPLFMFELGSPVGDVKWAPYSSTVFAACTADGKVYVYDLNVNKYRPICVQAIVSKKTKKLTRIDFNRQLPVVVCGDTKGTCHVVKLSPNLRVMCKPPKKAQGIDQRSLQIMKLDKLLSLVRDPPFQTGVVDEKFDDD; encoded by the exons ATGCTGAAGGCTATGATTAAACGTGCTTTGAAAAAAGATGACGAAACAGTGCTTATAACAAAGACACTATTGCGTTTAGAAGTAGGCATTCTCATCGCTTTCGCTTACGAT CAGAAGGAAACAACATCGAAGTCACGGGGCAATCTTGTGGAAGATGAAGCGCTGGATTGGCTGAAACCTCGAGCGTTAATAAAACCTGACGATCAGGAAGATGTTCCGGAAGCT gatCTCGAAGAAGAAGTTGGTCGCGTCTTAACAACAATTAATCCACAATGGGTCGCTGATGAAGTGGCATATCACTATGGACAGGGAAAATTTTTGAGAAAAGCGAGACCCACGTATGGGAAAGCCTACCCTTTGTATATCTATCAAGGCACGGCTATACGGAAAGATTCAGAAGAAGCAAAAGCCCAAATCGCAGCTGGCTACG GTATGGTTGGTTTTGACGATGCTGGTCCAAAGCGAGCCAAGGTTAAAAAATCTAAAGCAGAAGAAGAAGAGGAAGAAGAACCGGAGCCAGACACTCAACCAGCTGAAGAAGCTAAGGGCGAAG AGGATGCGGCAGATGAGGAAAAGCCAAAGGAACAAGTTGATGAACAAGAAACTGTGAAACCTGAAGTTGCCGATGAAGAAATAGAGGCGGTAGCTGACGAAGGTGGTGAAGAAGCAGCTCCTGAAGAAA GAGAGGAAGGTGAGGCCCAGGTTGaggaaaaaattgaaattaaaccaCGAGTTAAGAAACTTGCAAATCAGTTCAATTTTTGCGAGAGAGCTGCGCTAACATATACGTTCCCGAGAAGG TCAGTGGACACACAAACAATTCCTCCACCACGTGCTAATTATGGAGCAACTGGTCTCCAATGTATCATCTTCGATTACTATCAAGAGGACTACGCTAAAAAGCAACGAGAGAAGGAAGATGAAAAACCGAAAAGG TTACGTAAAAAAGCAGCAAAGCATGCGAAGTCTGCGCAGCAAATTCACGATGAGCAACTCGCGCAACGCATTCGTGAGGCGTGGACGATCCTCGAACGATTGGTCAACCAAAACATTTACGATGACATCg CTCAAGACTACCGCTATTGGGACGATCCTTCCGATGAATTTCGTGAAGGTATGGGGTCTCTATTACCCCTATGGAAGTTCCAATATGAACCGATGCGTAATCACGCTGTTTGTGACGTGCAGTGGAATCCGCACTACCAAGATTTGTTCGCAGTAGCGTATGGATCGT TGGATTTTACGCAACAACAAAAAGAAGGATGTCTCTGTCTATACAGTATAAAAAATCCAGCCTTTCCAGAATATTCTGTTATAACAGATTCTCCGATTATATGTCTCGACGTTTATAAGGAAACCCCCTATCTTGTTTGTGTCG GTCGCTACGATGGCAACGTATGCGTTTATAACGCACAATTGACATTGGAATCTAGTTATCAATATAAATCGGATTCCGTGAGAGATAAGCACAGCAACATTGTGTGGGAG ATCCGTTGGGGAGCTCGTCTCATCGACGGTGAAGCGTCGTTCTTCTCGATCTCTGGTGATGGACGCGTGGTCCAATGGGCCGTGATGCCGGGAGAGTTGCAAGCCACTACCATCATCACACTGCATTCTAGCGTCGCTCCCATTCCTGGACCCGATGGGACTCTATTGACTGTCAACA GTTGCGGCAGTTGTATCTGTTTCCACCCAGAGAAACCTGATATTTTCATGGTCGGTACGGAAGACGGAATGATCCACACGTGTTCACTGAAGTATAATCGCAATTACGTTCGCTCAGTGCAAGGCCACCACATGCCAGTGTACAGAATCCACTATAACTACTTCAACAATAGCATCTACGCGTCCTGCTCTGGTGATTGGCGGGTCAAGATATGGGAAGACGGTCGAGA TGAACCGCTGTTTATGTTCGAGCTGGGATCTCCGGTCGGAGATGTGAAATGGGCGCCTTACTCCAGCACCGTATTTGCAGCATGTACTGCCGATGGAAAG gtTTACGTGTACgatttaaatgttaacaaatatCGTCCAATTTGCGTGCAAGCTATCGTTTCGAAGAAAACAAAGAAACTTACGAGGATAGACTTCAATCGTCAACTGCCTGTTGTTGTTTGTGGAGACACTAA gggCACTTGCCATGTAGTTAAATTATCGCCGAACTTACGAGTTATGTGTAAACCACCGAAAAAGGCGCAAGGAATAGATCAGCGAAGTCTGcag ATTATGAAACTGGATAAACTGCTTAGTTTAGTACGAGACCCGCCTTTCCAGACTGGCGTTGTTGACGAGAAATTCGATGACGATtag
- the LOC124537505 gene encoding uncharacterized protein LOC124537505: MAADRDGMYFPQLPEPDDSGIDSDDTELARAQRVDEMMQLTETSSSDEDPAMKVPWIQRFTKKKFEEQLEIMEEGRLEREMLIPMVQWQPRADVTQNYAHNSPDRSSPPLIEVELTASDEDDDNSVLELVIPLPSRYKRPPMSTWKRVMEYTSLFCTLLCCLR; this comes from the exons ATGGCGGCCGATCGAGATGGAATGTACTTCCCTCAGCTTCCCGAGCCGGATGACAGCGGAATCGACAGCGATGATACCGAGCTTGCGCGGGCGCAACGTGTTGATGAAATGATGCAA TTAACAGAAACCAGTAGCAGCGACGAAGATCCCGCCATGAAGGTGCCGTGGATACAAAGGTTCACCAAAAAGAAATTCGAAGAACAACTA GAAATAATGGAGGAAGGTCGGCTTGAGCGTGAAATGTTAATCCCAATGGTTCAGTGGCAGCCACGAGCTGATGTTACCCAAAATTACGCTCACAACAGCCCAGACAGGTCTTCGCCGCCACTCATCGAAGTGGAACTGACGGCGTCTGATGAAGACGATGACAACTCAGTTCTAGAACTGGTCATACCACTGCCGTCCAGGTACAAACGTCCACCGATGTCTACTTGGAAGAGAGTTATGGAGTACACGTCTCTTTTCTGTACCTTGTTATGCTGCTTGCGTtaa